A single Panthera uncia isolate 11264 chromosome E2 unlocalized genomic scaffold, Puncia_PCG_1.0 HiC_scaffold_19, whole genome shotgun sequence DNA region contains:
- the LOC125915149 gene encoding izumo sperm-egg fusion protein 1-like isoform X7 has protein sequence MGPQVALLVAALAGCLLPARSCVTCDRRVVAALDSFDKEYLPTHLAPERHREVMRTIKATVGNFTKLPNLQRSFIGVIDEATMETSVLSFLRSVKYITNRGLRDDTLEKEFSEMLIREKESFQSYVTRFQREDFCPNKCGTMLQLLLWCHICRKHLYLCRKSTDCGVRQINVHEKEDLVLDCELNWHKLSEGLTNYSFYRVWGSNSETLVYKGKRPTLTKPLVGPEDAGTYRCELGTERHGPSTIIHFEVTVLPQRIIVETTSKSSTFVTQPSMSVTQSSTSGTLAEIGHDLSLTLGRVEYPKSENKLRGRLIGLLIWGFVVLIIGILTAVLCFRPGKVIDSMNTWFSADRAGLPSG, from the exons ATGGGTCCCCAAGTTGCCCTCCTGGTGGCGGCGCTAGCCGGCTGCCTGCTTCCTGCCCGGAGCTGTGTCACGTGTGATCGAAGGGTCGTGGCCGCGCTGGACTCCTTCGATAAGGAATACCTGCCTACCCACCTGGCGCCCGAGCGTCACAGAGAAGTGATGAGAACGATAAAAGCAACCGTGGGGAATTTCACCAAACTGCCAAATTTACAGCGTTCCTTTATCGGGGTTATCG ATGAAGCCACAATGGAAACGTCAGTCTTGAGTTTTCTGAGGAGTGTGAAATATATCACAAACCGTGGTTTAAGAG ATGACACTTTAGAGAAGGAGTTCTCTGAGATGTTGATTCgggaaaaagaaagttttcagagCTACGTCACTCGGTTCCAAAGAGAGG ATTTCTGTCCCAACAAATGTG GTACGATGTTGCAGCTTCTGCTCTGGTGCCACATATGCAGAAAGCACCTTTACCTTTGTCGAAAGTCCACAGATTGCGGAG TGCGCCAAATCAACGTCCACGAAAAGGAAGACTTGGTCCTGGACTGTGAGCTCAACTGGCATAAATTATCTGAAGGCCTGACCAACTACAGCTTTTACAGG GTTTGGGGGAGCAATTCTGAGACCTTGGTGTACAAGGGGAAACGACCCACCCTGACCAAGCCCCTCGTGGGGCCAGAGGATGCAGGTACCTACCGCTGCGAGTTGGGCACTGAGCGACATGGCCCATCCACGATCATCCATTTTGAAGTCACAG TGTTGCCTCAAAGAATCATTGTGGAGACAACGTCCAAGTCTTCAACCTTTGTAACCCAGCCTTCAATGTCTGTAACCCAGTCATCAACCAGTGGAACCCTGGCTGAGATCGGGCATGACCTGTCCCTAACTCTCGGGAGGGTAGAGTACCCGAAGTCGGAGAATAAGCTGAGAGGCCGTCTCATAGGGCTGCTGATCTGGGGGTTTGTGGTGCTGATCATCGGCATTCTCACCGC cgtCCTTTGCTTTCGGCCTGGGAAGGTGATCGATTCCATGAATACCTGGTTCTCTGCTGACAGGGCGGGTCTTCCATCGGGCTAG
- the LOC125915149 gene encoding izumo sperm-egg fusion protein 1-like isoform X4: protein MGPQVALLVAALAGCLLPARSCVTCDRRVVAALDSFDKEYLPTHLAPERHREVMRTIKATVGNFTKLPNLQRSFIGVIDEATMETSVLSFLRSVKYITNRGLRDDTLEKEFSEMLIREKESFQSYVTRFQREDFCPNKCGTMLQLLLWCHICRKHLYLCRKSTDCGVRQINVHEKEDLVLDCELNWHKLSEGLTNYSFYRVWGSNSETLVYKGKRPTLTKPLVGPEDAGTYRCELGTERHGPSTIIHFEVTVLPKRVIEEIPKSNPGTQYQRFRSLKPSECLNPKDALRGFLFEMLIWGFVFLIIGFATSVLCFRSGTLIDSVKSWVRTDKAAAPEDQGPQSRQSQSPVSHSQPSQSQVPKVPNEKHTVPRRK, encoded by the exons ATGGGTCCCCAAGTTGCCCTCCTGGTGGCGGCGCTAGCCGGCTGCCTGCTTCCTGCCCGGAGCTGTGTCACGTGTGATCGAAGGGTCGTGGCCGCGCTGGACTCCTTCGATAAGGAATACCTGCCTACCCACCTGGCGCCCGAGCGTCACAGAGAAGTGATGAGAACGATAAAAGCAACCGTGGGGAATTTCACCAAACTGCCAAATTTACAGCGTTCCTTTATCGGGGTTATCG ATGAAGCCACAATGGAAACGTCAGTCTTGAGTTTTCTGAGGAGTGTGAAATATATCACAAACCGTGGTTTAAGAG ATGACACTTTAGAGAAGGAGTTCTCTGAGATGTTGATTCgggaaaaagaaagttttcagagCTACGTCACTCGGTTCCAAAGAGAGG ATTTCTGTCCCAACAAATGTG GTACGATGTTGCAGCTTCTGCTCTGGTGCCACATATGCAGAAAGCACCTTTACCTTTGTCGAAAGTCCACAGATTGCGGAG TGCGCCAAATCAACGTCCACGAAAAGGAAGACTTGGTCCTGGACTGTGAGCTCAACTGGCATAAATTATCTGAAGGCCTGACCAACTACAGCTTTTACAGG GTTTGGGGGAGCAATTCTGAGACCTTGGTGTACAAGGGGAAACGACCCACCCTGACCAAGCCCCTCGTGGGGCCAGAGGATGCAGGTACCTACCGCTGCGAGTTGGGCACTGAGCGACATGGCCCATCCACGATCATCCATTTTGAAGTCACAG TGTTGCCCAAAAGAGTCATCGAGGAGATCCCGAAATCAAACCCCGGCACCCAGTATCAGCGGTTTCGATCCCTCAAGCCGTCAGAGTGTCTGAATCCCAAGGACGCGCTGAGAGGCTTTCTGTTCGAGATGCTGATCTGGGGCTTTGTGTTTCTGATCATCGGCTTTGCCACCTC CGTACTTTGCTTTAGGTCTGGGACCCTGATCGATTCCGTCAAGTCCTGGGTCCGTACCGACAAGGCAGCAGCCCCAGAGGACCAGGGTCCCCAGAGTCGGCAGTCACAGAGCCCGGTGTCACACAGTCAGCCTTCACAGAGCCAGGTTCCGAAGGTACCGAACGAAAAGCACACCGTACCAAGGCGCAAATAA
- the LOC125915149 gene encoding izumo sperm-egg fusion protein 1-like isoform X1 gives MGPQVALLVAALAGCLLPARSCVTCDRRVVAALDSFDKEYLPTHLAPERHREVMRTIKATVGNFTKLPNLQRSFIGVIDEATMETSVLSFLRSVKYITNRGLRDDTLEKEFSEMLIREKESFQSYVTRFQREDEDSCPNKCGVLLRLLRWCDSCLLHTYPCRKSTDCGVRQINVHETEDLILDCELDWHKLSQGLTYYSFYRVWGSNPETLVYKGKRPTLIKRLVRPEDAGNYRCELGTERSGPATVIHFEVTVLPKRVIEEIPKSNPGTQYQRFRSLKPSECLNPKDALRGFLFEMLIWGFVFLIIGFATSVLCFRSGTLIDSVKSWVRTDKAAAPEDQGPQSRQSQSPVSHSQPSQSQVPKVPNEKHTVPRRK, from the exons ATGGGTCCCCAAGTTGCCCTCCTGGTGGCGGCGCTAGCCGGCTGCCTGCTTCCTGCCCGGAGCTGTGTCACGTGTGATCGAAGGGTCGTGGCCGCGCTGGACTCCTTCGATAAGGAATACCTGCCTACCCACCTGGCGCCCGAGCGTCACAGAGAAGTGATGAGAACGATAAAAGCAACCGTGGGGAATTTCACCAAACTGCCAAATTTACAGCGTTCCTTTATCGGGGTTATCG ATGAAGCCACAATGGAAACGTCAGTCTTGAGTTTTCTGAGGAGTGTGAAATATATCACAAACCGTGGTTTAAGAG ATGACACTTTAGAGAAGGAGTTCTCTGAGATGTTGATTCgggaaaaagaaagttttcagagCTACGTCACTCGGTTCCAAAGAGAGG aTGAAGATTCTTGTCCCAACAAATGTG GTGTATTGTTGCGGCTTCTGAGGTGGTGCGATTCTTGCCTGCTGCACACTTACCCTTGTCGAAAGTCCACAGATTGCGGAG TGCGCCAAATCAATGTCCATGAAACGGAAGACCTGATCCTGGACTGTGAGCTCGACTGGCATAAATTATCCCAAGGCCTGACCTATTACAGCTTTTACAGG GTTTGGGGGAGCAATCCTGAGACCTTGGTGTACAAGGGGAAACGGCCCACCCTGATCAAGCGACTGGTGAGGCCAGAGGATGCGGGTAACTACCGCTGCGAGTTGGGCACTGAGCGATCCGGCCCAGCCACGGTCATCCATTTTGAAGTCACAG TGTTGCCCAAAAGAGTCATCGAGGAGATCCCGAAATCAAACCCCGGCACCCAGTATCAGCGGTTTCGATCCCTCAAGCCGTCAGAGTGTCTGAATCCCAAGGACGCGCTGAGAGGCTTTCTGTTCGAGATGCTGATCTGGGGCTTTGTGTTTCTGATCATCGGCTTTGCCACCTC CGTACTTTGCTTTAGGTCTGGGACCCTGATCGATTCCGTCAAGTCCTGGGTCCGTACCGACAAGGCAGCAGCCCCAGAGGACCAGGGTCCCCAGAGTCGGCAGTCACAGAGCCCGGTGTCACACAGTCAGCCTTCACAGAGCCAGGTTCCGAAGGTACCGAACGAAAAGCACACCGTACCAAGGCGCAAATAA
- the LOC125915149 gene encoding izumo sperm-egg fusion protein 1-like isoform X3 — MGPQVALLVAALAGCLLPARSCVTCDRRVVAALDSFDKEYLPTHLAPERHREVMRTIKATVGNFTKLPNLQRSFIGVIDEATMETSVLSFLRSVKYITNRGLRDDTFVKEFSAMLTREKETFRRDVARFHGDEDSCPNKCGVLLRLLRWCDSCLLHTYPCRKSTDCGVRQINVHETEDLILDCELDWHKLSQGLTYYSFYRVWGSNPETLVYKGKRPTLIKRLVRPEDAGNYRCELGTERSGPATVIHFEVTVLPKRVIEEIPKSNPGTQYQRFRSLKPSECLNPKDALRGFLFEMLIWGFVFLIIGFATSVLCFRSGTLIDSVKSWVRTDKAAAPEDQGPQSRQSQSPVSHSQPSQSQVPKVPNEKHTVPRRK, encoded by the exons ATGGGTCCCCAAGTTGCCCTCCTGGTGGCGGCGCTAGCCGGCTGCCTGCTTCCTGCCCGGAGCTGTGTCACGTGTGATCGAAGGGTCGTGGCCGCGCTGGACTCCTTCGATAAGGAATACCTGCCTACCCACCTGGCGCCCGAGCGTCACAGAGAAGTGATGAGAACGATAAAAGCAACCGTGGGGAATTTCACCAAACTGCCAAATTTACAGCGTTCCTTTATCGGGGTTATCG ATGAAGCCACAATGGAAACGTCAGTCTTGAGTTTTCTGAGGAGTGTGAAATATATCACAAACCGTGGTTTAAGAG ATGACACTTTCGTGAAGGAGTTCTCCGCGATGTTGACTCGGGAAAAGGAAACGTTTCGGCGCGATGTCGCTCGGTTTCACGGAG aTGAAGATTCTTGTCCCAACAAATGTG GTGTATTGTTGCGGCTTCTGAGGTGGTGCGATTCTTGCCTGCTGCACACTTACCCTTGTCGAAAGTCCACAGATTGCGGAG TGCGCCAAATCAATGTCCATGAAACGGAAGACCTGATCCTGGACTGTGAGCTCGACTGGCATAAATTATCCCAAGGCCTGACCTATTACAGCTTTTACAGG GTTTGGGGGAGCAATCCTGAGACCTTGGTGTACAAGGGGAAACGGCCCACCCTGATCAAGCGACTGGTGAGGCCAGAGGATGCGGGTAACTACCGCTGCGAGTTGGGCACTGAGCGATCCGGCCCAGCCACGGTCATCCATTTTGAAGTCACAG TGTTGCCCAAAAGAGTCATCGAGGAGATCCCGAAATCAAACCCCGGCACCCAGTATCAGCGGTTTCGATCCCTCAAGCCGTCAGAGTGTCTGAATCCCAAGGACGCGCTGAGAGGCTTTCTGTTCGAGATGCTGATCTGGGGCTTTGTGTTTCTGATCATCGGCTTTGCCACCTC CGTACTTTGCTTTAGGTCTGGGACCCTGATCGATTCCGTCAAGTCCTGGGTCCGTACCGACAAGGCAGCAGCCCCAGAGGACCAGGGTCCCCAGAGTCGGCAGTCACAGAGCCCGGTGTCACACAGTCAGCCTTCACAGAGCCAGGTTCCGAAGGTACCGAACGAAAAGCACACCGTACCAAGGCGCAAATAA
- the LOC125915149 gene encoding izumo sperm-egg fusion protein 1-like isoform X5, giving the protein MGPQVALLVAALAGCLLPARSCVTCDRRVVAALDSFDKEYLPTHLAPERHREVMRTIKATVGNFTKLPNLQRSFIGVIDEATMETSVLSFLRSVKYITNRGLRDDTLEKEFSEMLIREKESFQSYVTRFQREDFCPNKCGVLLRLLRWCDSCLLHTYPCRKSTDCGVRQINVHETEDLILDCELDWHKLSQGLTYYSFYRVWGSNPETLVYKGKRPTLIKRLVRPEDAGNYRCELGTERSGPATVIHFEVTVLPKRVIEEIPKSNPGTQYQRFRSLKPSECLNPKDALRGFLFEMLIWGFVFLIIGFATSVLCFRSGTLIDSVKSWVRTDKAAAPEDQGPQSRQSQSPVSHSQPSQSQVPKVPNEKHTVPRRK; this is encoded by the exons ATGGGTCCCCAAGTTGCCCTCCTGGTGGCGGCGCTAGCCGGCTGCCTGCTTCCTGCCCGGAGCTGTGTCACGTGTGATCGAAGGGTCGTGGCCGCGCTGGACTCCTTCGATAAGGAATACCTGCCTACCCACCTGGCGCCCGAGCGTCACAGAGAAGTGATGAGAACGATAAAAGCAACCGTGGGGAATTTCACCAAACTGCCAAATTTACAGCGTTCCTTTATCGGGGTTATCG ATGAAGCCACAATGGAAACGTCAGTCTTGAGTTTTCTGAGGAGTGTGAAATATATCACAAACCGTGGTTTAAGAG ATGACACTTTAGAGAAGGAGTTCTCTGAGATGTTGATTCgggaaaaagaaagttttcagagCTACGTCACTCGGTTCCAAAGAGAGG ATTTCTGTCCCAACAAATGTG GTGTATTGTTGCGGCTTCTGAGGTGGTGCGATTCTTGCCTGCTGCACACTTACCCTTGTCGAAAGTCCACAGATTGCGGAG TGCGCCAAATCAATGTCCATGAAACGGAAGACCTGATCCTGGACTGTGAGCTCGACTGGCATAAATTATCCCAAGGCCTGACCTATTACAGCTTTTACAGG GTTTGGGGGAGCAATCCTGAGACCTTGGTGTACAAGGGGAAACGGCCCACCCTGATCAAGCGACTGGTGAGGCCAGAGGATGCGGGTAACTACCGCTGCGAGTTGGGCACTGAGCGATCCGGCCCAGCCACGGTCATCCATTTTGAAGTCACAG TGTTGCCCAAAAGAGTCATCGAGGAGATCCCGAAATCAAACCCCGGCACCCAGTATCAGCGGTTTCGATCCCTCAAGCCGTCAGAGTGTCTGAATCCCAAGGACGCGCTGAGAGGCTTTCTGTTCGAGATGCTGATCTGGGGCTTTGTGTTTCTGATCATCGGCTTTGCCACCTC CGTACTTTGCTTTAGGTCTGGGACCCTGATCGATTCCGTCAAGTCCTGGGTCCGTACCGACAAGGCAGCAGCCCCAGAGGACCAGGGTCCCCAGAGTCGGCAGTCACAGAGCCCGGTGTCACACAGTCAGCCTTCACAGAGCCAGGTTCCGAAGGTACCGAACGAAAAGCACACCGTACCAAGGCGCAAATAA
- the LOC125915149 gene encoding izumo sperm-egg fusion protein 1-like isoform X2 translates to MGPQVALLVAALAGCLLPARSCVTCDRRVVAALDSFDKEYLPTHLAPERHREVMRTIKATVGNFTKLPNLQRSFIGVIDEATMETSVLSFLRSVKYITNRGLRDDTFVKEFSAMLTREKETFRRDVARFHGGEDSCPNKCGVLLRLLRWCDSCLLHTYPCRKSTDCGVRQINVHETEDLILDCELDWHKLSQGLTYYSFYRVWGSNPETLVYKGKRPTLIKRLVRPEDAGNYRCELGTERSGPATVIHFEVTVLPKRVIEEIPKSNPGTQYQRFRSLKPSECLNPKDALRGFLFEMLIWGFVFLIIGFATSVLCFRSGTLIDSVKSWVRTDKAAAPEDQGPQSRQSQSPVSHSQPSQSQVPKVPNEKHTVPRRK, encoded by the exons ATGGGTCCCCAAGTTGCCCTCCTGGTGGCGGCGCTAGCCGGCTGCCTGCTTCCTGCCCGGAGCTGTGTCACGTGTGATCGAAGGGTCGTGGCCGCGCTGGACTCCTTCGATAAGGAATACCTGCCTACCCACCTGGCGCCCGAGCGTCACAGAGAAGTGATGAGAACGATAAAAGCAACCGTGGGGAATTTCACCAAACTGCCAAATTTACAGCGTTCCTTTATCGGGGTTATCG ATGAAGCCACAATGGAAACGTCAGTCTTGAGTTTTCTGAGGAGTGTGAAATATATCACAAACCGTGGTTTAAGAG ATGACACTTTCGTGAAGGAGTTCTCCGCGATGTTGACTCGGGAAAAGGAAACGTTTCGGCGCGATGTCGCTCGGTTTCACGGAGGTGAG GATTCTTGTCCCAACAAATGTG GTGTATTGTTGCGGCTTCTGAGGTGGTGCGATTCTTGCCTGCTGCACACTTACCCTTGTCGAAAGTCCACAGATTGCGGAG TGCGCCAAATCAATGTCCATGAAACGGAAGACCTGATCCTGGACTGTGAGCTCGACTGGCATAAATTATCCCAAGGCCTGACCTATTACAGCTTTTACAGG GTTTGGGGGAGCAATCCTGAGACCTTGGTGTACAAGGGGAAACGGCCCACCCTGATCAAGCGACTGGTGAGGCCAGAGGATGCGGGTAACTACCGCTGCGAGTTGGGCACTGAGCGATCCGGCCCAGCCACGGTCATCCATTTTGAAGTCACAG TGTTGCCCAAAAGAGTCATCGAGGAGATCCCGAAATCAAACCCCGGCACCCAGTATCAGCGGTTTCGATCCCTCAAGCCGTCAGAGTGTCTGAATCCCAAGGACGCGCTGAGAGGCTTTCTGTTCGAGATGCTGATCTGGGGCTTTGTGTTTCTGATCATCGGCTTTGCCACCTC CGTACTTTGCTTTAGGTCTGGGACCCTGATCGATTCCGTCAAGTCCTGGGTCCGTACCGACAAGGCAGCAGCCCCAGAGGACCAGGGTCCCCAGAGTCGGCAGTCACAGAGCCCGGTGTCACACAGTCAGCCTTCACAGAGCCAGGTTCCGAAGGTACCGAACGAAAAGCACACCGTACCAAGGCGCAAATAA
- the LOC125915149 gene encoding izumo sperm-egg fusion protein 1-like isoform X6 has product MGPQVALLVAALAGCLLPARSCVTCDRRVVAALDSFDKEYLPTHLAPERHREVMRTIKATVGNFTKLPNLQRSFIGVIDEATMETSVLSFLRSVKYITNRGLRDDTFVKEFSAMLTREKETFRRDVARFHGGVLLRLLRWCDSCLLHTYPCRKSTDCGVRQINVHETEDLILDCELDWHKLSQGLTYYSFYRVWGSNPETLVYKGKRPTLIKRLVRPEDAGNYRCELGTERSGPATVIHFEVTVLPKRVIEEIPKSNPGTQYQRFRSLKPSECLNPKDALRGFLFEMLIWGFVFLIIGFATSVLCFRSGTLIDSVKSWVRTDKAAAPEDQGPQSRQSQSPVSHSQPSQSQVPKVPNEKHTVPRRK; this is encoded by the exons ATGGGTCCCCAAGTTGCCCTCCTGGTGGCGGCGCTAGCCGGCTGCCTGCTTCCTGCCCGGAGCTGTGTCACGTGTGATCGAAGGGTCGTGGCCGCGCTGGACTCCTTCGATAAGGAATACCTGCCTACCCACCTGGCGCCCGAGCGTCACAGAGAAGTGATGAGAACGATAAAAGCAACCGTGGGGAATTTCACCAAACTGCCAAATTTACAGCGTTCCTTTATCGGGGTTATCG ATGAAGCCACAATGGAAACGTCAGTCTTGAGTTTTCTGAGGAGTGTGAAATATATCACAAACCGTGGTTTAAGAG ATGACACTTTCGTGAAGGAGTTCTCCGCGATGTTGACTCGGGAAAAGGAAACGTTTCGGCGCGATGTCGCTCGGTTTCACGGAG GTGTATTGTTGCGGCTTCTGAGGTGGTGCGATTCTTGCCTGCTGCACACTTACCCTTGTCGAAAGTCCACAGATTGCGGAG TGCGCCAAATCAATGTCCATGAAACGGAAGACCTGATCCTGGACTGTGAGCTCGACTGGCATAAATTATCCCAAGGCCTGACCTATTACAGCTTTTACAGG GTTTGGGGGAGCAATCCTGAGACCTTGGTGTACAAGGGGAAACGGCCCACCCTGATCAAGCGACTGGTGAGGCCAGAGGATGCGGGTAACTACCGCTGCGAGTTGGGCACTGAGCGATCCGGCCCAGCCACGGTCATCCATTTTGAAGTCACAG TGTTGCCCAAAAGAGTCATCGAGGAGATCCCGAAATCAAACCCCGGCACCCAGTATCAGCGGTTTCGATCCCTCAAGCCGTCAGAGTGTCTGAATCCCAAGGACGCGCTGAGAGGCTTTCTGTTCGAGATGCTGATCTGGGGCTTTGTGTTTCTGATCATCGGCTTTGCCACCTC CGTACTTTGCTTTAGGTCTGGGACCCTGATCGATTCCGTCAAGTCCTGGGTCCGTACCGACAAGGCAGCAGCCCCAGAGGACCAGGGTCCCCAGAGTCGGCAGTCACAGAGCCCGGTGTCACACAGTCAGCCTTCACAGAGCCAGGTTCCGAAGGTACCGAACGAAAAGCACACCGTACCAAGGCGCAAATAA